In Pelagibaculum spongiae, one genomic interval encodes:
- a CDS encoding spondin domain-containing protein, which yields MKKQLILLSFAALSLAMPSAHARTISINMTNLMHGTYITPQIAATHTSSYTLFRVGTDATEALRIMAETGNVGALNKNTSTLTIGGPGGATGIVADLNNNNQLDGQIPSTSDQVVNASGTNDTAPVILLAPGTNQDYTDINLTESNTHLSIVGMLMPSNDGFVGLDSWKIPAGTGSWVVYLNAYDAGTEANTEQTIPASETDQTAADGACNLALDETNTCTGVFIPFHPDAGNNNAAGFGVGGSAVGATDSNDKVHIHRGHLGELDASDNTGDLKAKVHRWLNPVAKVVITISE from the coding sequence ATGAAAAAACAATTGATTTTGCTCAGCTTTGCCGCATTAAGTCTTGCGATGCCAAGCGCTCATGCTCGAACCATTTCGATCAATATGACCAATTTAATGCATGGCACTTATATTACGCCGCAAATTGCAGCGACCCATACCAGTAGCTACACCCTATTCCGGGTCGGAACAGATGCCACTGAAGCGCTACGCATTATGGCTGAAACCGGTAATGTGGGTGCGTTGAACAAAAACACATCAACGCTAACAATTGGTGGCCCAGGTGGTGCCACTGGAATTGTTGCCGATCTAAACAATAACAACCAGCTTGATGGGCAAATACCCAGCACTTCAGATCAAGTAGTTAACGCATCAGGCACCAACGACACTGCACCGGTGATTTTGCTAGCCCCAGGTACCAATCAAGATTATACCGATATCAACCTCACTGAATCGAATACTCATCTTTCAATTGTCGGCATGTTAATGCCTTCCAATGATGGCTTTGTTGGCTTGGATAGTTGGAAAATCCCCGCAGGCACGGGTAGCTGGGTTGTTTATTTAAATGCTTACGATGCCGGGACTGAAGCAAACACTGAGCAAACCATCCCTGCCAGTGAAACTGATCAAACAGCCGCCGATGGTGCTTGCAATTTAGCTTTAGATGAAACCAATACTTGTACCGGCGTTTTTATTCCATTCCATCCAGATGCTGGCAATAATAATGCAGCTGGTTTTGGTGTAGGTGGTTCAGCTGTAGGTGCAACAGATTCCAATGATAAAGTCCATATTCATCGTGGCCACCTAGGTGAGCTGGATGCCAGTGATAACACCGGTGATTTAAAAGCTAAAGTCCATCGCTGGTTAAATCCGGTTGCCAAGGTCGTCATTACCATTAGCGAATAG
- a CDS encoding spondin domain-containing protein: MKKLLALPLLFLFCAVTLISCSDNDNRNYQYRISVLNLTNNQPISPMAVIVHSNQFNAWENGAAASVALEKLAEAGEPDDLIALADASNDVYYHAALGEQNLQAGNSILLDISFVTHKNNPLMLTIAGKLQNTNDGFAGRTMIDLQQLAFTDHNKASINLFAWDSGTEANTETEATISGPAGTGTGFDASRVGDIDKVSQHIGIIGNQGDKLALTDSVLTSSHKFDNPVARVFITRTN, encoded by the coding sequence ATGAAAAAATTACTTGCTCTGCCGCTACTGTTTTTATTCTGCGCAGTAACATTAATCAGCTGTTCAGATAACGACAACCGTAATTACCAATATCGAATATCGGTACTTAACCTCACCAACAATCAGCCGATTTCGCCCATGGCTGTTATTGTTCACAGCAATCAATTTAATGCATGGGAAAATGGCGCAGCTGCTTCAGTCGCATTAGAAAAACTCGCAGAAGCCGGTGAACCTGATGATTTAATTGCATTGGCGGATGCTTCTAACGATGTCTATTATCACGCCGCTTTGGGTGAACAAAACCTACAAGCTGGCAATTCAATATTGTTAGATATAAGTTTTGTTACTCATAAAAATAATCCGTTAATGCTGACCATTGCAGGCAAATTACAAAATACCAATGATGGTTTTGCCGGACGAACCATGATCGATTTACAGCAGCTTGCATTTACTGATCACAACAAAGCGTCAATCAATTTATTTGCATGGGACAGCGGCACTGAAGCCAATACAGAAACTGAGGCAACTATATCTGGCCCTGCAGGTACTGGAACCGGCTTTGACGCATCAAGGGTTGGCGATATTGATAAAGTTTCACAACATATCGGCATTATTGGCAATCAAGGCGATAAATTAGCTTTAACTGACTCAGTATTAACCAGCAGCCATAAGTTTGACAATCCGGTCGCCCGAGTTTTTATTACTCGAACTAATTAA
- a CDS encoding ester cyclase has translation MTNTERNKQTVAKIYSICWNNGDMEEIDKVFDDNVEHDQFLEDWPKGKEGFKTLVKFWRTAFPDIKEEALEIIGEGNKVASRFRLSGTHLGDFYGIPGTGRKIDILGAEIFEFNEDGKVIKYFYHEDTMGLFMQIGLLPLDHDKIAGVNN, from the coding sequence ATGACTAACACTGAAAGAAACAAACAGACGGTTGCTAAAATTTACTCCATTTGCTGGAACAACGGTGACATGGAAGAAATTGATAAAGTTTTTGACGATAATGTTGAGCACGACCAATTCTTAGAAGATTGGCCAAAAGGAAAAGAAGGCTTTAAAACTTTAGTTAAGTTCTGGAGAACTGCATTCCCTGATATTAAAGAAGAAGCTTTAGAAATAATTGGTGAAGGAAACAAAGTCGCCAGTCGATTCCGTCTTTCAGGCACTCATTTAGGTGACTTTTATGGAATCCCTGGAACAGGTAGAAAAATCGATATTCTTGGCGCTGAAATTTTTGAATTTAATGAAGATGGAAAAGTAATCAAGTACTTCTACCATGAAGATACTATGGGTCTATTCATGCAAATCGGCTTACTGCCTCTTGACCATGACAAGATTGCAGGCGTTAATAATTAA
- a CDS encoding LysR substrate-binding domain-containing protein produces MQRLPQLRGIQAFVYAAKHLSFKKAADELNVTPTAISHNIKSLEDDLGVRLFNRLTRSLSLTNEGEIFAPLVMDAFSKLHEAVGALSHSESNGPLMITTTKSFASSWLSERAYKFRELYPDYGLKIDASDSIKNLTSSNFDVSIRHGGGGYDGLHFAWVLNNYVVPVCSPKFIDTKGRISPSDLLNHSLIVYEWENFAEDDPCWEKWFALSQTKMDKAKLIETYSDEYICIQAALASRGVALCSVITASSYLNSGDLVIPTDPSLYLKDKSYYLVCEKGNADKEKMIAFQEWLLDEADQYRESRIGSLIDDIEEDN; encoded by the coding sequence ATGCAAAGACTTCCCCAGCTTCGTGGTATTCAGGCATTTGTGTATGCAGCAAAGCATTTGAGCTTTAAAAAAGCAGCAGATGAACTTAATGTTACACCAACAGCAATTAGCCATAACATTAAATCACTAGAAGATGATCTTGGTGTTCGATTATTCAACAGGTTGACGCGGTCATTGAGTTTGACGAATGAAGGCGAAATTTTTGCACCGTTAGTAATGGATGCGTTTTCAAAGCTTCATGAGGCCGTGGGTGCACTTTCTCATTCAGAGAGTAACGGACCGTTGATGATTACCACTACAAAATCATTTGCGAGCAGTTGGTTGTCCGAAAGAGCGTATAAATTTAGAGAGCTTTACCCTGATTACGGATTAAAGATTGATGCAAGCGATTCAATAAAAAATTTAACCTCAAGTAATTTCGATGTATCAATCAGGCATGGTGGTGGTGGTTATGATGGGTTGCATTTTGCCTGGGTTTTAAATAACTATGTTGTTCCTGTTTGTTCACCAAAATTTATTGATACTAAAGGCCGAATATCACCGAGTGATTTGTTAAACCATTCATTAATAGTATATGAATGGGAAAATTTTGCTGAAGATGACCCTTGTTGGGAAAAATGGTTTGCGCTCTCACAAACTAAAATGGATAAAGCTAAGCTTATCGAAACATATAGCGATGAATATATTTGCATTCAAGCTGCGCTTGCAAGTAGAGGGGTCGCGCTTTGCAGCGTAATTACTGCTTCATCATATCTTAATAGCGGCGATCTAGTCATACCAACTGACCCCAGCTTGTATTTGAAAGATAAATCATATTATTTAGTATGTGAAAAAGGCAATGCAGATAAAGAAAAAATGATCGCGTTTCAAGAATGGTTGTTAGACGAAGCAGATCAGTACAGAGAAAGTAGGATAGGTTCTCTAATAGATGATATCGAAGAAGACAATTAA
- a CDS encoding SDR family NAD(P)-dependent oxidoreductase has protein sequence MFNDFQNKHVVVTGASSGIGFAVAEAFVNHGAIVYIVAKNDDIFIAEKKLQKLSNKKVTALKCDISCNESLKNEFSKIDTIDVFIANAGVEFPTPINDNSNENMENFQNIINTNVTGTYLSIKNAIDKIPDRGCILITSSIWGKTAVPEFSAYISSKHANLGLMKVLAKELGTREIRVNAVCPGWVKTAPAMHSLKKMALHQNTSQETLLNELASEQCFGEVQEPNDVALCYLMLASSYAINITGQAVNADRGALVV, from the coding sequence ATGTTTAATGACTTTCAAAATAAACACGTAGTTGTTACTGGTGCTTCGAGTGGTATAGGATTTGCCGTTGCAGAAGCTTTTGTGAACCATGGTGCTATTGTTTATATAGTAGCGAAAAATGACGACATATTTATTGCTGAAAAAAAATTACAGAAGTTATCGAATAAAAAAGTGACTGCACTAAAATGCGACATCTCATGCAATGAAAGTCTAAAAAATGAATTTTCTAAAATTGATACCATTGACGTTTTTATCGCCAATGCTGGAGTAGAATTCCCTACTCCAATTAATGACAATAGCAATGAAAATATGGAAAACTTTCAAAACATCATCAATACCAATGTTACTGGCACTTATCTATCTATTAAAAATGCTATCGATAAAATTCCAGATCGCGGATGCATTCTTATTACTTCGTCAATCTGGGGTAAAACGGCTGTTCCAGAATTCTCTGCTTACATCTCGAGCAAGCATGCAAACCTTGGATTAATGAAGGTATTAGCTAAAGAGCTCGGCACAAGAGAAATACGAGTTAACGCTGTATGCCCCGGATGGGTGAAAACTGCACCAGCGATGCATTCTTTAAAAAAAATGGCTCTTCATCAGAACACTTCACAAGAGACATTATTGAATGAGCTTGCATCAGAGCAATGTTTTGGTGAAGTACAAGAACCTAACGATGTTGCGCTCTGTTACTTAATGCTTGCCTCTAGCTATGCGATAAACATTACTGGACAAGCTGTAAACGCTGACAGAGGCGCTCTCGTGGTTTGA
- the miaB gene encoding tRNA (N6-isopentenyl adenosine(37)-C2)-methylthiotransferase MiaB — MSTSKKLYIETFGCQMNEYDSKRMAELLQVSHDLEPTDNPEDADVLLLNTCSIREKAQEKVFHQLGRWRLLKEKNPDLKIGVGGCVASQEGDKIIKRAPFVDMVFGPQTLHRLPEMIDANDSPEMLKIVDVTFPEIEKFDNLPEQVADGATAFISIMEGCDKFCTFCVVPYTRGKEVSRPFDDIIVEAAGLAEQGVREVNMLGQNVNAYRGIDHEGQQVDLADLIRVLAQIDGIDRIRFTTSHPVEFTDSLVDVYDEVPELVSHLHLPVQSGSNSVLTAMKRGHTREHYVKLMNRIRAKRPNISFSSDFIIGFPGETDQDFEDTMNLIAEIDFDMSFSFIYSPRPGTPASEMEDDLPMAVKKQRLQLLQARINQQSRRISEQMLGNIEKVLVTGTSRKDEHELAGRTENNRVVNFPASAELIDDLIGDFAMVKIIEALPNSLRGELI; from the coding sequence ATGAGCACGAGCAAAAAGCTGTACATAGAAACCTTCGGCTGCCAGATGAATGAGTATGATTCCAAGCGCATGGCTGAGTTACTGCAGGTAAGCCACGACCTTGAGCCTACTGATAATCCAGAAGACGCTGATGTGTTGCTGCTGAATACCTGCTCAATCCGCGAGAAGGCTCAGGAGAAAGTTTTCCATCAATTAGGCCGTTGGCGGCTGCTGAAGGAAAAGAACCCCGACTTGAAAATCGGTGTTGGCGGCTGCGTAGCCAGCCAGGAAGGCGACAAAATCATCAAGCGCGCGCCTTTTGTTGATATGGTTTTCGGCCCGCAGACTCTGCACCGTTTACCAGAAATGATCGACGCCAACGACAGCCCTGAAATGCTGAAAATTGTCGACGTCACCTTCCCGGAAATCGAGAAATTCGACAATCTGCCAGAGCAGGTTGCTGATGGCGCTACTGCCTTTATCTCGATCATGGAAGGCTGCGATAAGTTTTGTACTTTCTGCGTGGTGCCTTATACCCGCGGCAAGGAAGTTAGCCGTCCATTTGACGACATCATTGTTGAAGCCGCCGGCTTGGCTGAGCAAGGTGTTCGTGAAGTAAACATGCTGGGCCAGAACGTGAATGCCTATCGCGGCATTGACCACGAAGGTCAACAAGTCGATTTAGCCGATCTGATTCGGGTTCTGGCGCAAATCGATGGTATCGATCGAATTCGTTTTACCACTTCACACCCGGTTGAGTTCACCGATTCTTTAGTCGATGTTTATGACGAAGTACCTGAATTAGTTAGCCATTTGCACCTGCCGGTACAGAGTGGTTCTAACAGTGTTTTGACCGCAATGAAACGCGGCCACACCCGTGAGCATTACGTCAAACTGATGAATCGCATTCGCGCTAAACGTCCGAACATCAGTTTTAGTTCTGACTTTATCATTGGCTTTCCCGGTGAAACCGATCAGGACTTTGAAGACACCATGAATCTGATCGCCGAGATCGATTTTGATATGTCCTTTAGCTTTATTTACAGCCCTCGTCCTGGCACTCCAGCTTCTGAAATGGAAGATGATTTGCCGATGGCGGTAAAAAAGCAGCGCTTACAACTATTGCAAGCTCGCATCAATCAGCAGTCTCGTCGCATCAGTGAACAAATGCTGGGCAATATCGAAAAGGTATTGGTTACCGGTACTTCGCGTAAAGATGAGCATGAGCTGGCGGGCCGCACCGAAAATAACCGGGTGGTTAACTTCCCTGCGAGTGCCGAATTAATTGATGATTTGATTGGCGATTTCGCGATGGTAAAAATTATCGAAGCTTTGCCTAACTCGCTTCGCGGTGAGTTGATTTAA
- a CDS encoding IS3 family transposase (programmed frameshift) — MPSYSEERKHAVLKRLLPPQSLSIPVLAKEEGISEAALYNWRKRFNLSGHPMPEKHLSSEQWSAEAKFAVVLATASFNEAELSEYCREKGLYPNQIKQWKQACIHGNQSAEKASKAPRKTLKEKTDEKKIKKLEKELRRKDKALAEASTLLILFKKARCLVRNRQRGQLTSLAQRQQCLEWFHQAITEGARRRQAADILNISLKTLNRWQDKAGKTIEDQRPLVVKDMPANKLSKEEEKTILNISNQKEFSRLPPCQIVPTLADRGTYIASESSWYRVLRRNGQLTHRGRSKKPHKRRKPTTHIATSANQVWTWDISYLPSRTKGLFWYLYLIVDIYSRKIVGWEVYEVESGEYAKVLVARTLLSENCLKNPPVLHSDNGAPMKSFTFKARLEELGVGSSYSRPRVSNDNPYSESLFRTVKYCPEYPSSGFATLDDARSWMLKFARWYNHEHRHSGIKFVTPHQRHNNEDKQLLEKRVAVYELAKSEHPERWPGAIRDWSHINEVALNPERERAGIN; from the exons ATGCCCTCTTATTCTGAAGAAAGAAAACACGCTGTTTTAAAACGATTATTACCTCCTCAAAGCTTATCTATTCCTGTGCTTGCTAAAGAAGAAGGTATTTCTGAGGCAGCATTGTACAATTGGCGCAAACGATTTAACCTCTCTGGTCATCCCATGCCTGAAAAACATCTGAGTTCTGAACAATGGTCTGCTGAAGCTAAGTTTGCTGTTGTCCTTGCAACTGCCAGCTTTAATGAAGCTGAACTGAGTGAATATTGCCGTGAAAAAGGTCTGTATCCAAACCAGATAAAGCAATGGAAACAAGCCTGTATTCACGGTAACCAATCGGCGGAAAAAGCATCCAAAGCGCCTCGAAAAACGCTTAAAGAAAAAACAGATGAAAAGAAAATCAAAAAGTTAGAAAAAGAATTGAGACGTAAAGATAAAGCACTTGCAGAGGCGAGCACGCTGTTGATTCTTT TCAAAAAAGCTCGATGCTTGGTACGGAATCGACAGCGAGGACAACTAACGTCACTTGCACAGCGCCAGCAGTGTTTGGAATGGTTTCATCAAGCCATTACTGAGGGTGCGCGCCGTCGCCAAGCTGCTGATATATTGAATATCAGCTTGAAAACACTGAACCGTTGGCAAGACAAAGCAGGCAAAACTATAGAAGACCAACGTCCATTGGTGGTTAAAGATATGCCTGCTAACAAGCTGTCAAAGGAAGAAGAAAAGACAATATTAAATATTAGTAATCAAAAAGAATTCAGTCGGTTACCGCCTTGTCAGATTGTCCCTACGCTTGCAGATCGCGGCACCTATATTGCCAGCGAATCCTCTTGGTACAGAGTATTAAGACGAAATGGCCAATTAACGCATCGAGGCCGTAGTAAAAAGCCTCATAAACGGCGAAAGCCGACAACGCATATCGCGACAAGCGCAAATCAAGTCTGGACATGGGATATTAGTTATTTACCTTCTCGAACCAAAGGCTTGTTCTGGTATTTATATTTGATTGTCGATATTTACAGTCGAAAAATTGTTGGCTGGGAAGTCTATGAAGTGGAATCGGGTGAGTATGCCAAGGTATTGGTAGCGCGCACTTTATTATCAGAAAATTGCTTGAAAAACCCACCCGTACTTCATTCTGACAATGGTGCGCCGATGAAGAGTTTTACCTTTAAGGCGCGCCTCGAAGAATTAGGTGTTGGATCTTCATATAGCCGTCCTAGAGTCAGTAATGACAACCCTTATTCAGAATCGTTGTTTCGAACGGTGAAATACTGCCCTGAATATCCGAGCAGCGGCTTTGCAACTCTGGATGATGCCAGAAGCTGGATGTTAAAATTTGCACGTTGGTACAACCACGAGCATCGACATAGTGGTATCAAATTTGTGACGCCGCACCAGCGCCATAATAATGAAGACAAGCAACTACTTGAAAAGAGAGTGGCGGTTTATGAATTGGCTAAATCAGAACATCCAGAGCGATGGCCAGGCGCAATCAGGGATTGGAGCCATATAAATGAAGTCGCTTTAAATCCAGAAAGAGAAAGGGCGGGTATAAATTAA
- a CDS encoding purine-cytosine permease family protein, protein MAELIMQNGSGNSLNPIALKDRGEGFISLFFLWAGGNILLATFIVGSYYAEGLGFFPMIIISITANLAAYAICAISSQRGAKYGVDEVITLRPAFGFSGAYYGAFVLIFINFGWIGLLSSMTGTATVNASQAFLGDGFSFPGSYTLFAIGGGVLIPALLVMLTPKASFYLSNITVPLLGGFSIYILIKILNSDHMIDVVNFKATGEVGIAFAIETCVVWAVAWQPYLGSWNKFASSERSAYWGTFAGLALIGIIFSITGGIATLATGEIDPAVWAVKLDLGVMALLIIILGTITTSALLLYAGTMAIMSVFPRLSYKLAVVVVSLPSLIFIFSNQLQDLFGVILLFVGLLAGPYWAISMVDYAFLRKSTIDVDECYNKNGKYSFKNGFNPIAFLAQLIGMLLWLYLGGWLSGLETLTFSSGASMFEYFSATIPAMIVSAALYVFFVKVLFKSNKMIVNSYQV, encoded by the coding sequence ATGGCGGAATTGATTATGCAGAATGGTTCAGGTAACTCTCTAAACCCAATAGCATTAAAAGATAGAGGCGAAGGTTTTATCTCCTTGTTTTTTTTATGGGCTGGCGGGAATATTCTTTTAGCGACTTTCATTGTTGGAAGTTATTACGCTGAAGGATTAGGGTTTTTCCCTATGATAATTATTTCAATAACAGCAAATTTAGCTGCCTATGCAATATGTGCTATATCATCGCAAAGAGGCGCTAAATATGGAGTAGATGAAGTCATTACGCTAAGACCAGCGTTTGGTTTTTCTGGAGCATATTATGGCGCATTTGTTTTAATATTTATCAATTTTGGTTGGATAGGGTTGCTTTCATCTATGACAGGTACGGCTACAGTTAATGCTAGCCAAGCTTTCTTAGGTGATGGATTTTCATTTCCAGGTAGTTATACTTTATTTGCTATTGGCGGTGGCGTTTTAATTCCTGCACTTTTAGTTATGCTGACGCCCAAGGCTAGTTTCTATCTTTCAAATATTACTGTGCCACTATTAGGTGGTTTTTCTATCTATATATTGATTAAAATTTTAAATAGCGATCATATGATCGACGTTGTTAATTTTAAAGCAACGGGCGAAGTCGGAATTGCATTTGCAATCGAAACTTGTGTAGTTTGGGCTGTTGCATGGCAGCCATACTTAGGTTCGTGGAATAAATTTGCATCATCTGAGAGGAGTGCATACTGGGGGACATTTGCTGGTTTAGCTTTAATTGGAATAATATTTTCAATTACAGGTGGCATAGCAACACTAGCGACAGGTGAGATTGACCCCGCAGTATGGGCTGTTAAATTAGATTTAGGTGTTATGGCCTTACTCATTATAATACTGGGAACTATCACCACCAGTGCATTATTATTGTACGCAGGAACTATGGCAATAATGTCAGTTTTTCCACGATTGAGCTATAAGCTTGCGGTCGTAGTCGTATCACTCCCTTCTTTGATATTTATTTTTAGTAATCAATTACAAGATCTATTTGGAGTAATTTTACTTTTTGTAGGGCTTCTTGCTGGACCATACTGGGCAATTTCAATGGTGGACTACGCTTTTTTAAGAAAAAGCACAATTGATGTTGATGAGTGCTATAACAAAAATGGAAAATATTCATTTAAAAATGGATTTAATCCAATAGCCTTTTTAGCACAATTAATAGGTATGCTGTTATGGCTCTATTTAGGTGGGTGGCTCTCAGGGCTCGAGACTCTGACGTTCTCATCTGGAGCGTCAATGTTTGAATACTTCAGTGCAACGATACCTGCAATGATTGTATCGGCCGCATTGTATGTTTTTTTCGTCAAGGTTTTATTCAAGTCGAATAAAATGATCGTTAACTCTTATCAAGTTTAA
- a CDS encoding SDR family NAD(P)-dependent oxidoreductase, with protein MKLLNKTAFITGASTGIGLSIAKAFVSEGCNVAISFPTFDPPQPEDIEYFSTYSDQIFWVPCDVTNERSVSQAVNKTIGHFGKLNILVNNAGISIKSPLIDSSITDFDKIISVNLRGSYLVGKHGISAILQSDGIGTVINITSELSYLGRENYSAYCASKAAIHGLTRSWAREFAPNIRVNSIAPGPIATRMCDPETMNKHEFKLETSNPMKRFGNTEEIATTAVFLASDDTSFYTGQCLSPNGGAVFY; from the coding sequence ATGAAGTTACTAAATAAAACAGCTTTTATTACAGGTGCATCAACTGGAATTGGCCTTTCAATTGCCAAGGCCTTTGTAAGCGAAGGTTGTAATGTAGCGATTAGCTTCCCTACTTTTGATCCACCTCAACCAGAAGATATCGAATATTTTTCTACTTATAGCGATCAAATTTTCTGGGTGCCGTGCGATGTGACGAATGAAAGGTCAGTTTCACAAGCCGTTAATAAAACTATTGGTCACTTTGGAAAGCTAAATATCTTAGTTAACAATGCTGGGATTTCAATTAAATCCCCATTGATTGATTCCAGCATTACTGACTTTGATAAAATCATCTCTGTCAATTTACGAGGAAGCTATCTCGTTGGAAAGCACGGAATTTCAGCAATCCTACAGTCTGATGGGATAGGTACCGTGATTAACATTACGTCTGAGCTTTCGTATTTGGGGCGTGAAAATTACAGTGCTTATTGCGCGAGCAAAGCGGCGATACATGGGCTCACTCGATCATGGGCGCGTGAATTTGCACCAAACATACGAGTTAATTCAATAGCACCTGGCCCAATTGCTACCAGAATGTGCGATCCAGAAACAATGAATAAACATGAGTTTAAACTTGAAACAAGCAATCCAATGAAACGCTTTGGAAATACAGAAGAAATTGCGACTACTGCAGTATTTTTAGCTTCTGATGACACTTCATTTTATACCGGTCAATGCTTAAGCCCCAATGGTGGCGCCGTTTTTTATTAA
- the ribA gene encoding GTP cyclohydrolase II has product MSLKYVAASRLPTRWGDFTLHGFEDLQSGKEHVALTMGEFDPQSPVLMRIHSECLTGDALFSLRCDCGPQLQAAMQRIAEEGAGVLLYLRQEGRGIGLLNKIRAYALQDQGHDTVEANIALGFEADQRDYSFVGEMLEKVGVKKARLMTNNPRKVAAMEACGVEVVERVPHCAGQNSHNSHYLSTKAGKLGHLL; this is encoded by the coding sequence GTGTCGTTGAAGTATGTCGCCGCATCACGACTGCCGACCCGTTGGGGTGATTTTACTCTGCATGGCTTTGAAGACTTGCAGAGCGGTAAGGAACATGTCGCCCTAACAATGGGTGAGTTTGATCCGCAGTCGCCGGTGTTGATGAGAATTCATTCCGAATGTTTAACCGGAGATGCGCTGTTTAGCTTGCGTTGTGATTGTGGCCCGCAATTACAAGCTGCTATGCAGCGAATTGCTGAAGAAGGTGCTGGCGTATTGTTGTACTTGCGTCAGGAAGGACGTGGTATTGGTTTGCTTAATAAAATCCGAGCCTATGCTTTGCAAGATCAGGGGCATGACACAGTCGAAGCTAACATTGCTTTAGGCTTTGAAGCCGATCAACGTGACTACAGCTTTGTTGGTGAGATGCTGGAAAAGGTTGGAGTGAAAAAAGCCCGCCTGATGACCAATAACCCTCGCAAGGTTGCAGCCATGGAAGCTTGTGGTGTTGAAGTGGTTGAGCGAGTGCCCCATTGCGCTGGCCAAAATTCACACAATAGCCATTACTTATCAACCAAGGCCGGTAAATTAGGGCATTTGCTGTAA
- a CDS encoding 16S rRNA (uracil(1498)-N(3))-methyltransferase, which translates to MNLILLEAADFIENGQVKLTDRRFQHVKTHIKPEIGSTLKVGLLGGKMGQGKIIELSSNRLLLDQIVLDTPPPPRLPLTLLLGLPRPKMLKRIFQHVATLGIERLILLNSYRVEKSFWQSPWLEPETIREQLILGLEQGRDTVLPEVIIEKRFKLFVEDRLPAITCGKLGLVADPRASLSCPRHAAQSTVLAIGPEGGWIPYEVEKMQEAGLASVNLGPRILRVDTAVTALAARLF; encoded by the coding sequence ATGAACCTGATCCTGCTCGAAGCTGCTGATTTTATTGAAAACGGTCAAGTTAAGTTAACTGACCGTCGATTCCAGCATGTAAAAACCCATATCAAACCAGAGATTGGCTCGACACTTAAAGTTGGTTTGCTGGGCGGCAAGATGGGGCAGGGGAAAATTATTGAGCTGTCATCGAATCGATTATTACTCGATCAAATCGTGTTAGATACCCCACCGCCGCCACGGCTGCCGTTAACATTACTGCTCGGTTTGCCTCGGCCGAAAATGCTTAAAAGAATTTTTCAGCATGTGGCTACTTTAGGTATTGAACGGTTGATCTTGCTCAATAGCTATCGAGTAGAAAAAAGCTTTTGGCAGTCTCCATGGTTGGAGCCAGAAACGATTAGAGAGCAGCTGATTTTGGGTTTAGAGCAAGGGCGAGATACCGTGCTACCTGAGGTTATTATTGAAAAACGATTCAAGCTTTTTGTTGAAGATCGTCTACCAGCAATTACTTGTGGAAAACTAGGGTTAGTGGCAGATCCTCGTGCCAGCTTGAGCTGCCCACGACATGCTGCACAGTCAACCGTACTAGCGATTGGCCCAGAAGGTGGCTGGATTCCCTATGAAGTGGAAAAAATGCAAGAAGCAGGATTGGCTTCGGTCAATTTAGGCCCAAGAATTTTACGAGTAGATACTGCGGTCACGGCATTGGCTGCTAGGTTGTTTTAA